The proteins below are encoded in one region of Streptomyces ficellus:
- a CDS encoding PPOX class F420-dependent oxidoreductase, producing MIPEALRHGRYVSLTTFRKDGTGVATPVWYAVDGDELYVWTRADSWKVKRLRRDTRVVVTACDVRGRVAEGAATAGGTARLLDDTRGVRKLLSRKYGVQFWLVDLPATLVRLGRRPHVGIAVTFPDGEPG from the coding sequence GTGATACCCGAAGCGCTGCGGCACGGCCGCTACGTCAGCCTGACCACGTTCCGCAAGGACGGTACGGGGGTCGCCACACCGGTCTGGTACGCGGTGGACGGCGACGAGTTGTACGTGTGGACGCGCGCGGACTCCTGGAAGGTCAAGCGCCTGCGCCGCGACACCCGGGTCGTCGTCACCGCGTGCGACGTGCGCGGCCGGGTCGCGGAGGGCGCGGCCACCGCCGGGGGAACGGCGCGGCTGCTGGACGACACCAGGGGCGTACGGAAGCTCCTATCCCGCAAGTACGGCGTCCAGTTCTGGCTGGTCGACCTGCCGGCGACCCTCGTGCGGCTCGGCAGGCGGCCGCACGTGGGCATCGCGGTGACGTTCCCGGACGGCGAGCCGGGGTAA
- a CDS encoding helix-turn-helix domain-containing protein: MVRTPLTPEERERGERLGQLLREARGPRSMAEVAAAAGLSAETLRKIETGRAPTPAFFTVAALAGVLGLSMDDLVTRCALVPS; encoded by the coding sequence ATGGTCCGTACTCCTCTCACCCCCGAAGAGCGCGAACGCGGCGAACGCCTCGGGCAGTTGCTGCGCGAAGCGCGCGGTCCGCGCAGCATGGCCGAGGTCGCGGCGGCCGCCGGGCTCTCGGCGGAGACGCTCCGCAAGATCGAGACGGGCCGGGCCCCGACCCCCGCCTTCTTCACCGTCGCGGCGCTGGCGGGAGTGCTGGGGCTGTCCATGGACGACCTCGTCACCCGGTGCGCGCTGGTGCCGTCCTAG
- the map gene encoding type I methionyl aminopeptidase has product MVEIKTDASLEAMRASGRVVAEALAAVRDAAAPGVTLDELDLAARAVLRDAGASSPFLGYRPDWAPVPFPAVICASVNDAVVHGVPDGRRLRDGDLVSIDCGAVLDGWAGDAAISFTVGRARPADTRLIDTAYEALDAGIAAARVGNRVGDIAHAIGRVCRAAGYGIPDGFGGHGIGRRMHEDPGVPNEGRPGRGMPLRHGMVIALEPMLIAGGGDDHRTDHDGWTIRTRDGSRAAHVEHTVAITHEGPRVLTAL; this is encoded by the coding sequence ATGGTGGAGATCAAGACCGATGCCTCCCTGGAGGCCATGCGCGCGTCCGGCCGGGTCGTCGCGGAGGCGCTGGCGGCCGTGCGCGACGCGGCGGCGCCCGGCGTGACCCTGGACGAACTGGACCTGGCCGCCCGCGCGGTGCTGCGCGACGCGGGCGCCTCGTCGCCCTTCCTGGGCTACCGCCCCGACTGGGCCCCGGTGCCCTTCCCCGCGGTGATCTGCGCGTCGGTGAACGACGCCGTGGTGCACGGCGTCCCGGACGGCCGCCGGCTGCGCGACGGCGACCTCGTCAGCATCGACTGCGGTGCCGTCCTGGACGGCTGGGCCGGGGACGCTGCGATCAGCTTCACGGTCGGCCGGGCGCGCCCGGCGGACACGCGGCTGATCGACACGGCGTACGAGGCCCTCGACGCGGGCATCGCGGCCGCCCGCGTGGGCAACCGCGTGGGCGACATCGCGCACGCGATCGGCCGCGTCTGCCGCGCCGCCGGATACGGCATCCCGGACGGGTTCGGCGGCCACGGCATCGGGCGCCGCATGCACGAGGACCCCGGCGTGCCGAACGAGGGCCGGCCGGGTCGCGGGATGCCGCTGCGCCACGGCATGGTGATCGCCCTCGAACCGATGCTGATCGCGGGCGGTGGCGACGACCACCGCACAGACCACGACGGCTGGACGATCCGCACCCGGGACGGCAGCCGCGCGGCGCACGTGGAACACACGGTGGCGATCACCCACGAGGGGCCACGGGTGCTGACGGCGCTGTAG
- a CDS encoding SpoIIE family protein phosphatase produces MAAEQPVGAESSRTVRSEYGTLLEQVAVAVFGLDVDHRIRFWGPGAQRLFGHEAPDVLSRHGSVLFPGPEDPPPAPGAPGHDDPAALLVGRGMEHGYWRVRLPARHRDGTVFDCGFRVFPVSGPGDGVVLALASRGDELDRVKTNLAFLDALFETCPIGLVMLDEDLRFLHLNQALADMDGLGVAEHLGRRVDDVMITRDGGEFLGLLRAVVEGGPPVVGTLVGMRGAGRPDHDQVRSVSLFPLSGAVGSRTGVGGVLLDVTDREHAVVEATAARQRLDLLDRASRSIGRTLDVGVTARELVDASVPAFCDAAVVEVVQGPDDNEVFDPSLPLDTHRIAWGTVLPPPADELVGGLEFVSYPPGSTVHDMVSTGRPVVVPVDEDFVSRTVAHRDRARLLRESGLVCLLMAPLIARGAVRGIAMFGRSAARPGFTAEDAALAGELASRAALCLDNARLYSRVQDAALTLQRALLPTAPATSPYVDVAHRYVPGSRASEVGGDWYDVVHQPGNRVALIVGDVMGHGVRAAAAMGRLRITAKAVARHVPEPSALLAELEVCAQEAGIELATCLYLVYDPDTGRARVANAGHPPPMVIRPDGSVGTVEAPAGIPLGVGGCAFDSTDVELPDGALLALYTDGLVEARGQDIDVGMAALWAALGRARGSLEDMADQVLGDLLPGRVSDDTVLVLARVRRAG; encoded by the coding sequence ATGGCCGCGGAGCAGCCGGTCGGTGCGGAGTCCTCCCGCACGGTCAGGTCCGAGTACGGAACGCTGCTGGAGCAGGTCGCGGTGGCGGTGTTCGGTCTGGACGTGGACCACCGGATCCGGTTCTGGGGGCCCGGCGCGCAGCGGCTGTTCGGCCACGAGGCCCCGGACGTGCTGTCGCGTCACGGTTCCGTGCTGTTCCCCGGCCCGGAGGACCCACCGCCGGCTCCGGGAGCGCCCGGCCACGACGATCCGGCGGCGCTGCTGGTGGGGCGGGGCATGGAGCACGGGTACTGGCGGGTCCGGCTGCCGGCCCGGCACCGCGACGGCACCGTGTTCGACTGCGGGTTCCGGGTGTTCCCGGTGAGCGGTCCCGGCGACGGGGTCGTCCTGGCGCTCGCCAGCCGGGGCGACGAACTGGACCGGGTGAAGACCAACCTGGCGTTCCTCGACGCGCTCTTCGAGACCTGCCCGATCGGGCTGGTCATGCTCGACGAGGACCTGCGGTTCCTGCACCTGAACCAGGCGCTCGCGGACATGGACGGCCTCGGTGTCGCCGAGCACCTCGGGCGGCGCGTGGACGACGTCATGATCACCCGGGACGGCGGCGAGTTCCTCGGCCTGCTGCGCGCGGTGGTGGAGGGCGGCCCGCCCGTGGTGGGGACGCTGGTCGGGATGCGCGGGGCCGGGCGGCCCGATCACGACCAGGTGCGGTCGGTGAGCCTCTTCCCGCTGAGCGGGGCGGTGGGCAGCCGCACCGGGGTGGGCGGGGTCCTGCTGGACGTGACCGACCGGGAGCACGCCGTCGTCGAGGCGACCGCGGCGCGGCAGCGGCTGGACCTGCTGGACCGGGCCAGCCGGTCCATCGGCCGCACGCTCGACGTCGGGGTGACCGCCCGCGAGCTGGTCGACGCCTCCGTACCGGCCTTCTGCGACGCCGCCGTCGTGGAGGTCGTACAGGGGCCGGACGACAACGAGGTGTTCGACCCGTCCCTTCCCCTGGACACGCACCGCATCGCGTGGGGCACGGTGCTCCCGCCGCCCGCCGACGAGCTGGTCGGCGGACTGGAGTTCGTCTCCTACCCTCCCGGCTCCACCGTGCACGACATGGTGTCCACCGGCCGCCCGGTCGTCGTGCCGGTCGACGAGGACTTCGTGTCCCGCACCGTGGCCCACCGGGACCGGGCCCGGCTGCTGAGGGAGAGCGGGCTCGTGTGCCTGCTGATGGCCCCGCTCATCGCCCGCGGGGCGGTCCGCGGGATCGCGATGTTCGGCCGCTCGGCCGCCCGGCCGGGCTTCACCGCCGAGGACGCCGCGCTCGCCGGTGAGCTCGCCTCCCGCGCCGCGCTCTGCCTGGACAACGCCCGCCTGTACAGCCGTGTGCAGGACGCCGCCCTCACCCTCCAGCGGGCGCTGCTGCCCACCGCCCCGGCCACGAGCCCGTACGTGGACGTCGCCCACCGTTACGTGCCCGGGAGCCGGGCCAGCGAGGTGGGCGGCGACTGGTACGACGTGGTCCACCAGCCCGGCAACCGGGTCGCCCTGATCGTGGGGGACGTGATGGGGCACGGCGTCCGCGCGGCGGCGGCCATGGGGCGGCTCCGCATCACCGCCAAGGCCGTCGCCCGGCACGTCCCGGAACCCTCCGCGCTCCTCGCCGAGCTGGAGGTGTGCGCCCAGGAGGCGGGGATCGAGCTGGCGACCTGCCTCTACCTCGTGTACGACCCCGACACCGGACGCGCACGCGTCGCCAACGCCGGGCACCCTCCCCCGATGGTGATCCGCCCGGACGGATCGGTCGGCACCGTGGAAGCGCCGGCCGGCATCCCCCTGGGCGTCGGCGGGTGCGCGTTCGACTCGACGGACGTCGAACTGCCCGACGGCGCGCTCCTCGCCCTCTACACCGACGGGCTCGTCGAGGCGCGCGGGCAGGACATCGACGTCGGCATGGCGGCGCTGTGGGCCGCGCTCGGCCGTGCGCGCGGGTCCCTGGAGGACATGGCCGACCAGGTCCTCGGCGACCTCCTGCCCGGCCGGGTCTCCGACGACACGGTGCTGGTGCTCGCGCGGGTGCGCCGCGCCGGGTAG
- a CDS encoding uracil-xanthine permease family protein, translating into MDESRPLGRILLFGLQHVLVMAATPISAIFLMSATLRLDAGLTVDLLSAAFVLSGIGSLIQSLGPWKFGPKLPFVMLPGGAPLILFLAIAEQHGLPTASGAVILTAAFYFVVLPVFSRLLAFFPALVIGTMIVIVGINLVKVGAVLVTGRPGRPGFADPTNLLLGMATIGFTVAFYWLFTGVVRQLAVMLGLIAGTVLAVVMGGVDFGTAAEGGLLNLPQALPFGSPEFNLVAALPLMLYSLASMAEATGQTVINAEAVGKEVDRRRDVPKTIRGDAVTSLFGGFFGLPLMVTSGENIGIVRVTGVRSRYVTAAAGVVLIVIGFLAPVTRAISVIPSAVVGGTAMVVFAVITVLGVQMLGRAELDRHTNTFICAVALALGLLPILIPGVYGGFPPNARILLESGVAVGAVTAAVLNVLFHHVRLPRPRTRTESDR; encoded by the coding sequence GTGGACGAGTCGCGGCCGCTCGGCCGGATCCTGCTGTTCGGGCTCCAGCACGTGCTCGTCATGGCCGCCACGCCCATCTCGGCGATCTTCCTGATGAGCGCCACGCTGCGGCTGGACGCCGGGCTCACGGTCGACCTGCTCTCGGCCGCGTTCGTCCTGTCCGGGATCGGATCGCTGATCCAGTCGCTCGGGCCGTGGAAGTTCGGCCCGAAGCTGCCGTTCGTCATGCTGCCCGGCGGGGCGCCACTGATCCTGTTCCTGGCCATCGCCGAACAGCACGGGCTGCCCACCGCGAGCGGGGCCGTGATCCTCACCGCCGCGTTCTACTTCGTCGTCCTGCCCGTCTTCTCCCGGCTGCTGGCGTTCTTCCCCGCTCTGGTCATCGGCACGATGATCGTGATCGTCGGGATCAACCTGGTGAAGGTCGGGGCGGTGCTCGTCACCGGCCGGCCCGGCCGGCCCGGCTTCGCCGACCCCACCAACCTGCTGCTCGGCATGGCCACGATCGGCTTCACCGTCGCGTTCTACTGGCTGTTCACCGGCGTGGTGCGCCAACTGGCCGTGATGCTGGGCCTGATCGCCGGGACGGTCCTCGCCGTCGTCATGGGCGGCGTCGACTTCGGCACGGCCGCCGAGGGCGGACTGCTGAACCTCCCGCAGGCCCTGCCGTTCGGCTCGCCCGAGTTCAACCTGGTCGCCGCACTGCCCCTGATGCTGTACAGCCTCGCCTCCATGGCGGAGGCCACCGGCCAGACCGTGATCAACGCGGAGGCGGTGGGCAAGGAGGTCGACCGGCGCAGGGACGTGCCGAAGACGATCAGGGGCGACGCGGTCACCTCGCTGTTCGGCGGCTTCTTCGGACTGCCGCTGATGGTGACCAGCGGCGAGAACATCGGCATCGTCCGGGTCACCGGCGTACGCAGCCGGTACGTCACCGCCGCGGCCGGCGTCGTACTGATCGTCATCGGCTTCCTGGCCCCGGTCACCCGGGCGATCAGCGTCATCCCGTCGGCCGTCGTGGGCGGCACCGCGATGGTGGTCTTCGCCGTGATCACCGTGCTCGGTGTGCAGATGCTCGGCCGCGCCGAACTCGACCGGCACACCAACACCTTCATCTGCGCCGTCGCCCTGGCACTCGGCCTGCTGCCGATCCTCATCCCCGGTGTGTACGGCGGCTTCCCGCCCAACGCCCGGATCCTCCTGGAGAGCGGGGTCGCGGTCGGCGCCGTCACGGCCGCCGTCCTCAACGTCCTGTTTCACCACGTCCGGCTGCCCCGCCCCCGTACCCGTACCGAAAGTGACCGATGA
- a CDS encoding amidohydrolase family protein: MNDFTADRLLSDDGVLLLTPDAVFTPDGPKDHYAAVVAGGTFRAVGPAEQVERNHPHLTPVRLPGHVLMPGFVDAHHHLTQSFGAALAFGEPSEIFRRVWVPLEGALDEEAVYVAAKLAALESLRGGFTTVADAGTRAAVDVELVAAAARDAGIRCVLGLVCNDADGDTDTALAGAEKHLTRYGAEELIHPSLAVSVPEAATARTLHHTARLAAEAGAVVQIHVNEHLAGVERSLVEHGLRPLEYLHHVGALGPQLLAAHATLVTPREVTLLADSGAAISYNPVASAWKGNAVAPATTMAERGIRFGLGTDGTRGDAFRLADAAEFAQRLSYGLATGDSSCGAGWTWLDRASRGGADAVGLDALTGRIAAGAAADFLLVDVSAPETALSRDLPWELVRRGNRDQISAVFVAGRLRAWHGWPTDWDGPALVRRAAELAHDVMLRAPVTRVHPTSTDAWAACS; this comes from the coding sequence ATGAACGACTTCACCGCCGACCGCCTCCTCAGCGACGACGGCGTGCTCCTCCTCACCCCCGACGCGGTGTTCACACCGGACGGGCCGAAGGACCACTACGCGGCCGTCGTCGCGGGCGGCACCTTCCGCGCGGTCGGCCCCGCCGAGCAGGTGGAGCGCAACCACCCGCACCTGACGCCCGTCCGGTTGCCGGGGCACGTCCTGATGCCGGGCTTCGTCGACGCCCACCACCACCTGACGCAGAGCTTCGGCGCCGCCCTGGCCTTCGGGGAGCCGTCGGAGATCTTCCGCCGCGTGTGGGTGCCGCTCGAAGGCGCCCTGGACGAGGAGGCGGTGTACGTGGCGGCGAAGCTGGCCGCCCTCGAATCGCTGCGCGGCGGGTTCACCACGGTCGCCGACGCGGGCACCCGGGCGGCGGTGGACGTGGAACTCGTCGCCGCCGCCGCGCGGGACGCCGGCATCCGCTGCGTACTCGGCCTGGTCTGCAACGACGCGGACGGGGACACCGACACGGCGCTCGCCGGCGCGGAGAAGCACCTCACCCGGTACGGCGCCGAGGAGCTGATCCACCCGTCCCTCGCCGTCTCCGTCCCGGAGGCCGCGACCGCCCGCACCCTGCACCACACCGCCCGGCTCGCCGCCGAAGCGGGCGCGGTCGTCCAGATCCACGTCAACGAGCACCTCGCCGGCGTGGAGCGCTCCCTGGTCGAGCACGGGCTGCGCCCCCTGGAGTACCTGCACCACGTGGGCGCTCTGGGTCCGCAGCTGCTGGCCGCGCACGCCACCCTGGTCACGCCCCGGGAGGTCACCCTGCTCGCCGACAGCGGGGCGGCCATCAGCTACAACCCCGTGGCCAGCGCCTGGAAGGGCAACGCGGTCGCCCCGGCGACGACGATGGCCGAGCGGGGCATCCGCTTCGGCCTGGGCACGGACGGCACCCGGGGCGACGCCTTCCGGCTGGCCGACGCGGCCGAGTTCGCGCAGCGCCTCAGCTACGGCCTGGCCACCGGCGACTCGTCGTGCGGCGCGGGCTGGACGTGGCTGGACCGCGCCTCCCGGGGCGGCGCGGACGCGGTCGGGCTCGACGCCCTGACCGGCCGGATCGCGGCCGGCGCCGCCGCCGACTTCCTGCTCGTCGACGTGTCGGCTCCCGAGACGGCGCTGTCCCGGGACCTGCCCTGGGAGCTGGTACGGCGCGGCAACCGCGACCAGATCAGCGCCGTGTTCGTGGCCGGCCGGCTGCGCGCGTGGCACGGGTGGCCGACGGACTGGGACGGACCGGCGCTGGTGCGGCGGGCGGCGGAACTGGCCCACGACGTCATGCTCCGCGCACCCGTCACCCGGGTCCACCCCACGTCCACCGACGCCTGGGCGGCCTGCTCGTGA
- a CDS encoding sulfite exporter TauE/SafE family protein gives MSTETVVVLAVTVALAAFVQGASGLGFALIVAPVAGLLDPGLVPVFVLASMIPLNLYVAWRERAALDLRGAGWITAARLAATPGGLALLWAIPEQRLGLFVGVATVLAAVVSLAAPAFTPGRGAYVGAGVVTGLTETATGVGGPPLALVYQHRPPAELRATVAVCFLVGEVASLVLLFATGRGDAAQLGWAAALLPALAVGAWLSRLVHQRLDARRMRLFVLAFALVSGTVLMLGL, from the coding sequence GTGAGTACGGAGACGGTGGTCGTCCTCGCCGTGACGGTGGCCCTCGCCGCGTTCGTCCAGGGTGCGAGCGGACTGGGCTTCGCCCTGATCGTCGCGCCGGTGGCGGGGCTGCTGGACCCGGGCCTGGTGCCCGTGTTCGTCCTGGCGTCGATGATTCCGCTCAACCTGTACGTGGCGTGGCGCGAGCGTGCCGCGCTGGACCTGCGGGGCGCCGGCTGGATCACGGCCGCGCGCCTCGCGGCCACCCCGGGAGGGCTGGCGCTGCTGTGGGCGATCCCCGAGCAGCGGCTCGGCCTCTTCGTGGGCGTGGCGACCGTCCTCGCGGCGGTGGTGAGCCTGGCCGCGCCCGCGTTCACCCCCGGGCGGGGCGCGTACGTGGGCGCGGGCGTGGTCACCGGCCTGACGGAGACGGCGACGGGCGTGGGCGGCCCACCGCTGGCGCTGGTGTACCAGCACCGGCCGCCGGCCGAACTGCGGGCGACGGTCGCCGTCTGCTTCCTGGTCGGCGAAGTGGCCTCGCTGGTCCTCCTGTTCGCCACGGGCCGGGGCGACGCGGCCCAGCTGGGCTGGGCGGCCGCGCTCCTGCCCGCCCTGGCCGTCGGCGCCTGGCTGAGCCGCCTGGTCCACCAGCGCCTCGACGCCCGGCGGATGCGCCTGTTCGTCCTGGCCTTCGCCCTGGTCTCCGGCACGGTGCTCATGCTCGGGCTGTGA